A window of Chitinophaga sp. MM2321 contains these coding sequences:
- a CDS encoding RagB/SusD family nutrient uptake outer membrane protein, with protein MQQIKNITLLLGISTALSLTACKSVLDVKPQGNYTTGNYWRNQSDAVDGITGVYNVLLEEDYTGFNEFVFDNCSDDQVRGGDHDYDAMIEDFTYDASTYSVRVGWRWKYETINRANNALMYIPKITDIDADIKNRCLGEAHFFRAFSYWRLLLVYGEAPIITEDDVAKSSYNKPKVSADELRQQIETDLLAAADELPETYGSGDKGRVSKGTAWGLLCKLYMNWEKLDKAIEYGSKVVSNPNYKLATHYEDNFKTATGNNSEMLLAVQTVDGNGYSDFITYHAPRKWNGWSFFYPTKGLVDEFETGDPRKDICIMKPGDKINIGTEIATYTADLSWTGYHYNKFCSWKPSGGLDYSLKTPLMRSADIYLLVAEAKIRLNGTGAGDTEINAVRNRASLTLPSVSGAGMKELMHERRIELCGENERHQDLLRWDKAKLVDIAALYSKPKLAFDGQVVTRGGAPRTFTRPKHYYFPMPQQEIDRSKGTLIQNPNY; from the coding sequence ATGCAACAGATCAAAAATATAACGCTGTTACTGGGTATCAGCACTGCATTGTCTCTCACAGCGTGCAAAAGCGTACTGGATGTAAAACCACAGGGTAACTACACCACCGGCAACTACTGGCGCAACCAAAGCGATGCCGTAGATGGTATTACCGGTGTCTATAATGTACTGCTGGAAGAAGATTATACCGGCTTCAATGAATTTGTATTCGATAACTGCTCCGATGACCAGGTGCGTGGTGGCGATCATGATTATGATGCCATGATAGAAGATTTCACCTATGATGCTTCTACCTACAGCGTAAGAGTAGGCTGGAGATGGAAATACGAAACCATCAACCGTGCTAACAATGCATTGATGTATATCCCCAAAATCACAGACATAGATGCAGACATCAAAAACCGTTGTCTTGGTGAAGCGCATTTTTTCCGCGCCTTCTCTTACTGGCGGTTACTGCTGGTATATGGAGAAGCACCTATCATCACAGAAGACGATGTAGCCAAATCTTCCTATAACAAACCTAAAGTAAGTGCGGATGAACTACGTCAGCAAATTGAAACAGACCTGCTGGCAGCTGCCGATGAACTGCCGGAAACCTACGGCAGCGGCGACAAAGGACGTGTCAGCAAAGGCACCGCCTGGGGTTTGCTCTGCAAATTGTATATGAACTGGGAAAAGCTGGACAAAGCAATCGAATACGGCAGTAAAGTAGTCAGTAATCCTAATTATAAATTAGCCACGCACTACGAAGACAATTTCAAAACTGCCACTGGTAATAATTCCGAAATGCTGCTGGCTGTACAAACAGTGGATGGCAACGGCTATTCCGACTTCATCACCTACCATGCCCCCCGCAAATGGAATGGCTGGAGCTTCTTCTACCCTACCAAAGGGCTGGTGGATGAATTCGAAACCGGCGATCCCCGCAAGGATATCTGCATCATGAAACCCGGTGACAAGATCAACATCGGAACAGAAATAGCGACTTATACCGCAGACCTTTCCTGGACAGGCTATCACTACAATAAGTTTTGCAGCTGGAAACCTTCCGGCGGTTTAGACTACTCCCTGAAAACACCGTTGATGAGATCAGCAGATATATACCTGCTGGTAGCAGAAGCGAAGATCCGCTTGAATGGCACCGGTGCTGGTGACACAGAAATAAATGCTGTACGCAACCGTGCTTCCCTCACGCTGCCGTCCGTTTCAGGTGCCGGCATGAAAGAGCTGATGCATGAACGTCGTATAGAATTGTGTGGAGAAAATGAGCGTCACCAGGACCTCCTGCGTTGGGATAAAGCCAAACTGGTAGATATTGCTGCCCTGTACAGCAAGCCTAAACTGGCTTTCGACGGACAAGTAGTAACAAGAGGCGGTGCACCACGTACATTCACCCGCCCGAAACATTACTATTTCCCTATGCCCCAACAGGAAATAGATAGAAGCAAGGGGACGCTGATACAGAATCCGAACTATTAA
- a CDS encoding NUDIX hydrolase, giving the protein MKRYSQQTRLLFAVDCIIFGFDGLELKLLLIQRGFEPCKGQWSLVGGFVQEDESADEAAARVLRNLSGLDGVYMEQLHTFSSPQRDTVERTVSLAFTALIDIQKYKQQLNEDFHAVWFPINQHPDLIFDHVAMVEQAKVRLRYKAALHPLLLELLPGKFTLPQLQHLYECVYNINFDKGNFSRKILSTKLLVKLNDKDKLSSRKGAFYYKVDKKKYNANIHSFLNFVPDPHV; this is encoded by the coding sequence ATGAAAAGATATTCGCAGCAGACCCGATTGCTATTTGCCGTTGATTGTATCATATTCGGGTTCGACGGGCTGGAACTCAAACTGCTGCTGATACAAAGAGGATTTGAACCTTGCAAAGGGCAATGGAGCCTGGTGGGTGGCTTTGTGCAGGAGGACGAAAGTGCCGATGAAGCTGCCGCCAGGGTGCTAAGGAACCTGAGTGGACTGGATGGCGTGTACATGGAACAACTGCATACCTTCAGCTCACCACAGCGGGATACGGTAGAGCGCACTGTATCGCTGGCATTTACCGCCCTGATAGATATTCAGAAATATAAACAGCAGCTCAATGAAGATTTTCATGCGGTATGGTTTCCCATCAACCAGCATCCTGATCTGATCTTTGATCATGTGGCCATGGTAGAACAGGCCAAAGTGCGGTTGCGGTATAAGGCTGCGCTGCACCCGTTATTGCTGGAGTTACTACCGGGTAAATTCACGCTCCCGCAGTTGCAGCACCTTTATGAATGTGTGTACAATATCAATTTCGATAAGGGCAACTTCAGCCGTAAGATCCTATCTACAAAGCTGCTGGTGAAGCTGAACGATAAAGACAAGCTCAGCTCCAGGAAGGGCGCCTTTTATTATAAAGTAGATAAGAAAAAGTATAACGCCAATATCCATTCCTTCCTCAACTTTGTGCCGGACCCGCATGTATAA
- a CDS encoding L-ribulose-5-phosphate 4-epimerase, which yields MQQYQDIRQAAYEANMQLPALGLVLFTFGNVSAADRQLGVFAIKPSGVPYTELSPEKMVIVDFEGKTVDGSLRPSSDTLTHAVLYKHWPNIGGIVHTHSTYATAWAQSQRDIPIYGTTHADHNTTDILCAPPMSDEMIAGDYEYQTGFQIMNALKERGLSYEELEMILVGNHAPFTWAATPAKAVYNSAVLESVAQMAYLTEMLNNNVPRLKDALIRKHFERKHGGNSYYGQE from the coding sequence ATGCAGCAATATCAAGATATCCGGCAGGCGGCCTATGAAGCCAATATGCAACTGCCCGCACTGGGGCTGGTGCTCTTCACCTTTGGCAATGTAAGCGCAGCAGACAGGCAACTCGGTGTATTTGCCATCAAACCCAGCGGGGTGCCTTACACGGAACTATCTCCTGAAAAAATGGTGATCGTGGATTTTGAAGGTAAAACCGTTGACGGCTCCCTGCGCCCATCTTCAGATACCCTCACCCATGCCGTACTATATAAGCACTGGCCCAACATCGGAGGCATTGTACATACTCATTCCACTTACGCCACTGCATGGGCCCAAAGCCAGCGGGATATTCCCATTTATGGCACCACACATGCAGATCACAATACCACCGACATTCTCTGCGCACCACCCATGTCTGATGAGATGATAGCAGGTGATTATGAATACCAGACCGGTTTTCAAATCATGAATGCCCTGAAGGAACGCGGCCTGAGCTATGAAGAACTGGAGATGATCCTCGTAGGAAACCATGCCCCGTTTACCTGGGCTGCAACACCCGCCAAAGCAGTGTACAACAGTGCTGTACTGGAATCGGTGGCGCAAATGGCCTATCTCACAGAAATGCTCAACAACAATGTACCACGACTTAAAGATGCTCTCATCAGGAAGCACTTTGAACGTAAACACGGCGGCAACTCCTACTACGGTCAGGAATAA
- a CDS encoding sodium:solute symporter family transporter (Members of the Solute:Sodium Symporter (SSS), TC 2.A.21 as described in tcdb.org, catalyze solute:Na+ symport. Known solutes for members of the family include sugars, amino acids, nucleosides, inositols, vitamins, urea or anions, depending on the system.) → MHTTLSIGDIIVFVIYFVIVAGYGFWIYQKKKKDKTDTKDFFLAEGSLTWWAIGASLIASNISAEQFIGMSGDGFFVGIAVAAYEWIAAIALIIIAVWFIPIYLKNKIYTMPQFLKTRYNETVALIMAVFWLFLYVFVNLTSILYLGALAINGLLGGDYLHVVMIALSVFAVIITLGGMKVIGYTDVIQVSVLIIGGLATTYMALTLVSEKFGLGRDAIAGFNALLKDAPDHFHMILDKPDAASPQEYINKYLVLPGILMYAAGQWIVNLNYWGCNQYITQRALGANLETARKGILFAGLLKIMMPLIVMLPGIAAYVLHKNGHLPGLTSKDGAYAAILGFLPSGLKGLSIAALTAAIVASLAGKANSIATIFTLDVYRKYIRKGASEASQVWTGRITVVVAMLLGILFTWNDLLGIGGEGGFTFIQKYTGFISPGVFAMFLLGMFWKRTTGAAAVAGIITGFGLCVFFNQFAPQVLGHETFFYTAYPNGKGGYEIPFLICMGLSFMFTMIVMIAISFTGPKVNPKAFILDKAMFKISPATTVLIVITLLLLSALYIRFW, encoded by the coding sequence ATGCATACAACACTTTCCATCGGAGATATCATCGTCTTCGTGATCTATTTTGTAATAGTAGCCGGTTATGGCTTCTGGATCTATCAGAAAAAGAAGAAAGATAAAACGGATACCAAAGATTTTTTTCTGGCGGAAGGATCGCTCACCTGGTGGGCTATAGGCGCATCGCTGATCGCCTCAAATATTTCGGCGGAACAATTTATCGGGATGAGTGGAGATGGTTTTTTTGTGGGTATAGCCGTAGCAGCCTATGAGTGGATTGCAGCCATCGCACTTATTATTATCGCGGTATGGTTTATTCCTATCTATCTTAAGAATAAGATTTATACCATGCCGCAATTCCTGAAAACCCGCTACAATGAAACGGTGGCATTGATCATGGCGGTTTTCTGGTTATTTCTTTATGTGTTTGTAAACCTTACCTCTATTTTATATCTCGGCGCCCTCGCTATCAACGGCTTGCTGGGCGGCGATTACCTGCATGTGGTGATGATTGCCTTGTCGGTTTTCGCTGTCATTATTACCCTGGGTGGTATGAAGGTGATTGGCTATACGGATGTGATCCAGGTGAGTGTGCTGATCATTGGCGGCCTGGCCACCACTTATATGGCCCTCACATTGGTGAGTGAGAAGTTTGGGCTGGGACGCGATGCCATCGCTGGTTTCAACGCCCTCCTGAAAGATGCGCCGGATCATTTTCATATGATCCTGGATAAGCCGGATGCCGCTTCTCCACAGGAGTACATCAATAAATACCTGGTACTTCCCGGTATCCTGATGTATGCAGCCGGACAGTGGATCGTTAACCTCAACTACTGGGGTTGTAACCAATACATCACGCAACGTGCACTGGGAGCCAACCTGGAGACGGCACGCAAGGGCATCCTCTTTGCCGGCCTCCTGAAAATTATGATGCCGCTTATCGTGATGCTGCCAGGTATTGCGGCGTATGTACTGCACAAGAACGGGCATTTGCCTGGTCTCACGAGCAAGGATGGCGCTTACGCGGCCATTCTTGGTTTTTTGCCATCGGGCCTGAAAGGGTTGTCTATAGCGGCTTTGACGGCAGCCATCGTGGCTTCGCTGGCGGGAAAGGCCAATAGTATCGCGACTATTTTTACACTGGATGTATACCGTAAATATATCAGGAAGGGCGCCTCCGAAGCCAGCCAGGTATGGACAGGCCGCATCACCGTAGTGGTAGCCATGTTGCTGGGTATCCTTTTTACCTGGAACGATCTCCTGGGAATAGGCGGTGAGGGCGGGTTTACGTTTATTCAAAAATATACCGGTTTCATAAGTCCAGGTGTATTTGCGATGTTCCTCCTGGGTATGTTCTGGAAACGTACTACCGGTGCGGCGGCCGTAGCGGGTATTATCACCGGTTTTGGACTATGCGTGTTCTTCAACCAGTTTGCGCCACAGGTATTGGGTCATGAAACGTTTTTCTATACAGCCTATCCCAATGGGAAGGGTGGATATGAAATTCCGTTCCTCATCTGTATGGGGCTGTCCTTTATGTTCACTATGATCGTGATGATCGCTATCAGCTTTACGGGTCCTAAGGTGAATCCGAAAGCATTTATACTGGATAAGGCTATGTTTAAGATCTCGCCGGCTACTACGGTACTCATTGTAATTACCCTGTTATTACTATCGGCCTTGTATATACGTTTTTGGTAG
- a CDS encoding aldose epimerase family protein produces MNFRAITALMISGGVTLASCNGNTSPKQEGAEGAQDTASTTPATARSFGQVDGQEVLQYTLTNASGMQVRILNYGGIITDIITADKQGRKGNVVLSCNTLAGYQQKGMPYFGALVGRYANRIANATFKLDGKEYTLAANNNGNSLHGGLKGFDKVVWAATPVGDSVLELKYTSKDGEEGYPGNLQVTVVYTLTPDNALEISYKATTDKATPINLTNHTYFNLSAGNDSTILGHIVSLKADKYTPVNDKLIPIGTLAPVKGTPMDFTSPKKVGDDIAKVKGGGYDHNYVLNKKEGALETIATLYDPTSGRFMEVSTTQPGIQFYTGNFLDGTLTDTHEGRKYIQHGALCLETQHFPDSPNQPNFPNVILKPGDTFAETTVYKFSTK; encoded by the coding sequence ATGAATTTCAGGGCAATCACGGCTCTTATGATCTCTGGCGGCGTTACGCTGGCCTCGTGTAACGGTAATACGTCTCCAAAACAGGAAGGTGCGGAAGGTGCACAGGATACTGCGTCCACTACGCCTGCGACTGCACGTAGTTTTGGGCAGGTAGACGGGCAGGAGGTATTGCAATATACGCTTACAAATGCCAGTGGGATGCAGGTGAGGATCCTCAATTATGGTGGCATCATCACGGATATTATCACCGCCGATAAACAAGGCAGGAAAGGTAATGTGGTATTGTCATGCAATACACTGGCCGGTTACCAGCAAAAAGGCATGCCTTATTTCGGCGCACTGGTAGGCCGTTATGCCAACCGTATTGCAAACGCTACATTTAAACTGGACGGCAAAGAATATACCCTCGCTGCCAATAATAATGGCAACAGCCTGCATGGCGGTCTTAAAGGATTTGATAAAGTGGTTTGGGCCGCTACGCCTGTGGGCGACAGCGTGCTGGAACTGAAATATACCAGCAAAGACGGAGAAGAAGGCTATCCCGGCAATCTGCAGGTGACCGTTGTATACACGCTTACACCGGACAACGCCCTGGAGATCTCTTATAAAGCTACTACTGATAAAGCAACACCAATAAACCTGACGAATCACACCTATTTTAATTTATCTGCCGGCAATGATAGCACCATCCTGGGGCATATCGTATCACTGAAAGCTGATAAATATACACCGGTAAATGATAAACTGATTCCTATCGGCACTCTGGCGCCGGTAAAAGGAACACCAATGGATTTTACTTCTCCCAAAAAAGTAGGGGATGATATCGCTAAAGTAAAAGGCGGTGGCTACGATCATAACTATGTACTCAATAAAAAGGAAGGTGCATTGGAAACAATAGCTACCCTGTATGACCCAACCAGCGGTCGTTTCATGGAAGTGTCCACTACGCAACCCGGTATCCAGTTCTATACCGGCAACTTCCTCGATGGCACTTTAACAGACACCCATGAAGGTAGAAAATACATCCAGCATGGTGCGCTTTGCCTGGAAACACAGCACTTCCCTGATTCTCCGAATCAACCCAACTTCCCAAATGTAATCCTGAAACCAGGAGACACATTTGCGGAAACAACAGTGTATAAGTTTTCCACTAAATAA
- the araA gene encoding L-arabinose isomerase translates to MSDLKKLEIWFVTGSQHLYGDETLRQVATHSTAIAAFFNSHERMPVTVVYKPTVKTPEEIYAVCMEANAIPNCIGIVTWMHTFSPAKMWIAGLKALQKPVCHLHTQFNRDIPWSEIDMDFMNLNQSAHGDREFGFMMSRMRLNRKVVTGHWQDPEVLAEVAMWTRAAAGWHDWQGARFVRFGDNMRYVAVTDGDKVEAESKFGFSVNTYGIGDLVQVINGISDAAVATLVKEYGDAYTMSSSLLQDPALKDAARIELGLKAFLEDGNFKGFSDTFEDLHGMTQLPGIAVQRLMQAGYGFAGEGDWKTAALVRAMKVMGSGLPGGNSFMEDYTYHFDPQNPMVLGAHMLEICSSIAAGKPSCEKHPLGIGGKSDPVRLVFNVGAGPAINASVVDMGNRFRLIVNEVEAVAPPQDLPKLPVARVLWKPYPDMKKGCTAWILAGGAHHTCFSQNLSAAHMQDFADIAGIELALIGKDTDLRQFRNELRWSEVYYKLYQS, encoded by the coding sequence ATGTCGGACCTGAAAAAATTAGAAATCTGGTTTGTTACCGGAAGCCAGCACTTATATGGTGATGAAACATTGCGACAGGTAGCTACCCACAGCACAGCGATTGCAGCATTCTTCAACAGTCATGAACGTATGCCCGTTACCGTTGTATATAAGCCTACTGTTAAAACACCGGAAGAAATTTATGCGGTATGTATGGAAGCGAATGCCATCCCGAATTGTATCGGCATCGTTACCTGGATGCATACTTTTTCCCCCGCTAAAATGTGGATCGCTGGTCTGAAAGCATTACAGAAACCGGTATGCCACCTGCACACGCAGTTCAACCGGGATATTCCGTGGAGCGAAATAGATATGGACTTCATGAACCTGAACCAGAGCGCGCATGGCGACCGGGAGTTTGGATTTATGATGAGCCGCATGCGGTTGAACAGAAAGGTAGTTACCGGTCACTGGCAGGATCCGGAAGTACTGGCTGAAGTGGCCATGTGGACAAGGGCGGCAGCTGGCTGGCACGACTGGCAGGGTGCACGTTTTGTGCGTTTTGGTGATAACATGCGGTATGTAGCGGTTACCGATGGTGATAAAGTGGAGGCAGAAAGTAAGTTCGGGTTCTCTGTAAATACTTACGGTATCGGTGATTTGGTGCAGGTGATCAACGGTATTTCCGATGCAGCAGTAGCAACACTCGTAAAAGAATACGGCGACGCCTATACGATGTCGTCCTCCTTGTTACAGGACCCTGCGCTGAAAGATGCGGCCAGGATAGAACTGGGTTTGAAAGCATTCCTGGAAGACGGCAACTTCAAAGGATTTTCTGACACCTTTGAAGACCTGCACGGAATGACGCAGTTGCCTGGAATTGCGGTGCAGCGGCTGATGCAGGCGGGCTATGGTTTTGCCGGCGAAGGCGATTGGAAAACAGCCGCACTGGTACGGGCCATGAAAGTAATGGGCAGCGGCCTGCCGGGTGGCAACTCTTTCATGGAAGATTATACTTATCATTTTGATCCGCAAAACCCGATGGTACTGGGGGCGCATATGCTGGAAATATGTTCGTCCATTGCTGCAGGCAAACCTTCCTGTGAAAAGCATCCATTAGGGATTGGTGGCAAATCCGATCCGGTGCGGCTGGTGTTCAATGTAGGCGCAGGCCCGGCTATCAACGCCTCCGTAGTGGATATGGGCAACCGTTTCCGGTTGATCGTAAATGAAGTGGAAGCAGTAGCGCCGCCACAGGACCTACCCAAACTACCCGTGGCCCGTGTATTGTGGAAACCTTACCCGGATATGAAGAAAGGTTGCACCGCCTGGATTCTGGCGGGAGGAGCACACCATACCTGCTTCAGTCAGAACCTCAGCGCAGCGCATATGCAGGACTTTGCAGATATCGCCGGCATAGAACTGGCCCTGATAGGAAAAGACACAGACCTGCGGCAGTTCAGGAATGAGCTGCGCTGGAGTGAAGTGTATTATAAACTTTATCAATCCTGA
- a CDS encoding TonB-dependent receptor has translation MRNSLPSKLCSLMLGLCLVTSAAIAQKTITGKVTAAEDGAALPGVTVTVPGTNSGANTDAKGNFSVQVPAAGTTLSFSFLGYQPQTITIGTQTTINVSLQATTKGLGEVVVVGYGVQNRRDVTGTISSLKGADIKNLPVSDAAQAMQGRVTGVDIVRSDGSPGTAPSIRIRGTGTINNAEPLVIIDGVPAEGISDVNPNDIASMEILKDASSSAIYGTRAANGVIIITTKKGNYGEKLKASANVYRGVSNTLRYIPMLTAPDLVKLKQERYTNDGVPVDAFWQDPYYAVQRTDWQRALLRSGQVTNADVSLRGGSSSSNYMFSAGYYDEKGIIENSYFKRYTVRINSEHKLGKRLKIGENLQLTYRQGNGFDTYSAQTGLIFSALRFNPAIPVHNPDGSYGSSKASNELGDINNPVFTAESLDGWNKNYRMLANAYAELEIMDGLTLRANYGFDGSLNNQYSFSPKVLDQTRATDHAELWNRSETNNSQLSEIFLTYNKVLAQVHHITVTGGYSQQTWNGYFFRGDRWGYNDEAPDQRVLDNGNDIHNASGNFKPQQALASGFVRGFYGFKDKYLLTLTFRADGSSRFAPENRWGYFPAVSAGWRISDESFFKDNVKFVSNLKVTGGWGQLGNQNVNDFQYLAPVNKDRRYNFGDVSYTGVWNSRLANPDITWEKAEMTNISVEAGFFQNKLTTTITWFNKNTRDMLVPAPEMDLHGTAAIPDRNIGELNNKGWELEANYQGGNDKFHYSIGANASFIKNEVTKLYDRGSYISSTLYGRQQQEISRTYEGEPLASFYGWKTGGIYQTQEEINNDINISKDPNKINIKPGDVRFLDTNGDGAVNEQDRVNLGNPNPKVVYGIQASAGYKGFDLNLSFAGVSGIKLYNADKMQGMDANYPYNMYADALNRWHGPGTGNSVPRMTLGNANQNNRTSDRFVESGDYFSLRNVSLGYTIPAKVWGRSGISDVHVYVASQNLFILTNYSGLTPQLGYNGTPDGNRQRGVDVAAYPQARSFTFGATLNF, from the coding sequence ATGAGGAACTCATTACCAAGCAAGCTATGCTCCTTGATGCTCGGCCTGTGCCTGGTCACCAGCGCAGCTATAGCTCAAAAAACAATTACCGGAAAGGTAACTGCCGCCGAAGACGGAGCCGCCCTTCCAGGGGTGACCGTCACCGTACCCGGCACCAACAGCGGCGCCAACACAGACGCCAAAGGCAATTTCAGCGTACAGGTACCGGCAGCCGGCACCACGCTGAGCTTCTCTTTCCTGGGCTATCAGCCCCAAACCATTACCATCGGCACACAAACTACAATCAATGTATCCCTGCAAGCCACCACCAAAGGGCTGGGCGAAGTAGTAGTGGTAGGTTATGGTGTACAGAACCGCCGGGACGTAACCGGCACCATCTCCTCCCTGAAAGGCGCCGACATTAAAAACCTACCCGTCAGCGATGCCGCCCAGGCCATGCAGGGCCGTGTAACCGGCGTAGACATCGTTCGCTCCGACGGATCACCGGGAACAGCACCCAGTATCAGGATCCGCGGTACCGGCACCATCAATAACGCGGAACCGCTTGTCATTATCGACGGTGTACCAGCCGAGGGAATCAGCGATGTAAATCCCAACGACATCGCTTCCATGGAAATACTGAAAGACGCCTCGTCCTCTGCCATCTATGGTACAAGGGCCGCCAATGGCGTGATTATCATCACCACCAAAAAAGGTAATTACGGGGAGAAGCTCAAAGCATCTGCCAACGTATACCGCGGCGTTTCCAATACCCTCCGTTATATCCCCATGCTTACAGCACCGGACCTGGTGAAACTGAAACAGGAACGTTATACCAACGACGGCGTACCGGTAGATGCCTTCTGGCAGGACCCCTACTATGCTGTACAGCGTACCGACTGGCAGCGGGCTTTACTCCGCTCCGGCCAGGTGACCAATGCTGATGTAAGTCTGCGTGGCGGTAGTAGCAGTTCCAACTACATGTTCAGTGCCGGCTACTATGATGAAAAAGGGATCATCGAAAACAGTTATTTTAAAAGATATACAGTACGCATCAATTCAGAACATAAGCTGGGCAAACGACTCAAAATAGGCGAAAACCTGCAGCTCACTTACCGTCAGGGTAATGGCTTCGACACTTACTCTGCACAAACCGGTCTTATTTTCAGCGCCCTGCGCTTCAACCCGGCTATCCCTGTTCATAATCCCGACGGCAGTTATGGCTCTTCCAAAGCCAGCAATGAACTGGGAGACATCAACAACCCCGTATTTACGGCTGAATCGCTGGATGGCTGGAATAAGAACTACCGCATGCTCGCCAACGCATATGCAGAGCTGGAAATTATGGACGGCTTAACACTCCGCGCCAACTACGGATTTGACGGCAGCCTGAATAATCAATACAGCTTCTCTCCAAAAGTGCTGGATCAAACACGGGCCACCGATCACGCAGAACTATGGAACCGCAGCGAAACCAACAACTCGCAGCTCAGTGAAATATTTCTTACCTATAATAAGGTACTGGCGCAGGTACACCACATCACCGTAACAGGCGGTTACTCACAACAAACATGGAACGGTTATTTTTTCCGCGGCGACCGCTGGGGATATAATGATGAAGCACCTGATCAGCGCGTGCTGGATAACGGCAATGATATTCACAATGCATCGGGCAACTTTAAACCGCAGCAGGCACTCGCTTCCGGGTTTGTGAGAGGCTTTTATGGCTTTAAAGATAAATATCTGCTGACCCTCACCTTCCGCGCAGATGGCTCTTCCAGGTTTGCTCCCGAAAACCGTTGGGGTTACTTCCCTGCCGTCTCTGCCGGCTGGCGCATCTCTGACGAAAGCTTCTTCAAAGACAATGTAAAATTTGTCAGCAACCTGAAAGTAACCGGTGGCTGGGGACAACTGGGTAATCAGAACGTAAATGATTTCCAATACCTCGCACCTGTGAATAAAGACAGACGCTACAACTTCGGTGACGTTTCTTACACCGGTGTGTGGAACTCCCGTCTCGCTAACCCAGACATCACCTGGGAAAAAGCAGAAATGACCAACATCAGCGTCGAAGCAGGATTCTTCCAGAACAAACTGACGACCACCATCACCTGGTTTAACAAGAACACGCGCGACATGCTGGTACCCGCGCCGGAAATGGATCTTCATGGCACCGCCGCCATCCCCGACCGCAATATCGGCGAACTGAATAACAAAGGCTGGGAACTGGAAGCCAACTACCAGGGCGGTAATGACAAGTTCCATTACAGTATTGGCGCCAATGCATCGTTCATAAAAAATGAAGTAACGAAATTATATGACCGCGGTTCTTACATCTCTTCCACCCTCTATGGCAGGCAACAGCAGGAAATATCACGCACCTACGAGGGAGAGCCACTGGCATCTTTCTATGGCTGGAAAACAGGTGGTATCTATCAAACGCAGGAGGAGATTAACAATGATATCAACATCTCCAAAGATCCCAACAAGATCAATATAAAACCGGGAGATGTACGCTTCCTCGATACCAACGGCGATGGCGCTGTAAATGAACAGGACCGTGTAAACCTGGGCAACCCCAATCCCAAAGTAGTATATGGTATCCAGGCAAGTGCCGGCTACAAAGGGTTTGACCTGAACCTCTCGTTTGCCGGTGTAAGCGGTATAAAATTATATAATGCCGACAAGATGCAGGGTATGGATGCCAACTACCCCTATAATATGTATGCAGATGCATTGAACCGCTGGCATGGACCCGGCACGGGCAACAGTGTTCCCCGCATGACATTGGGTAATGCCAATCAGAACAACCGCACGTCAGACCGCTTTGTAGAAAGCGGCGATTATTTCTCTTTGAGAAATGTATCGCTGGGTTACACCATCCCCGCAAAAGTATGGGGCCGTTCCGGGATCTCTGATGTGCATGTATATGTAGCATCGCAGAACCTGTTCATCCTCACCAACTACTCCGGATTAACACCGCAACTGGGTTACAACGGTACCCCGGACGGCAACCGGCAACGCGGCGTGGATGTGGCGGCCTATCCGCAGGCCAGGAGCTTCACTTTTGGCGCTACACTCAATTTTTAA